In a genomic window of Rhododendron vialii isolate Sample 1 chromosome 12a, ASM3025357v1:
- the LOC131311538 gene encoding aspartic proteinase NANA, chloroplast, whose product MIPLSPPLSVLPLLSLLLLLTFSHSTPDYLKLPLLHRTPLPSPSQSLSSDSLRLSTLHHHHHHQYHHHHRNTNKTTPTLPLNSGASTGSGQYFIHLLLGSPPQPLLLIADTGSDLVWVTCSPCRRNCTHAPPSSTSFFPRLSSSFSPHHCFDSACELIPHPSHTRCPRTRLHSPCRYRYSYADGSITSGFFSQETTAFNTTSGIQINHEGLAFGCAFNVSGAGFNGAHGVMGLGRGPISLPSQLGPRFGNKFSYCLMDYTLSPTPTSYLVFGGGNVSGAGESTMRYTPLQINPLSPTFYFVAIESVYVGGVKLRISPSVWAVDEYGNGGTVVDSGTTLTFLADPGYEKILTAFKRRVKLPRPDEPTLGFDLCVNVSGVSRPSLPRVSFRLVGGSVFAPPPRNYFIDTADGVKCLALQPVGSASGFSVIGNLMQQGFLFEFDNDRSRLGFSRHGCAVT is encoded by the coding sequence ATGATACCActctcccctcctctctctgtcctccctctcctctctctcctcctcctcctcacatTCAGTCACTCCACCCCCGATTACCTCAAACTCCCATTACTCCACCGCACCCCTCTCCCATCTCCCTCCCAATCCCTCTCCTCCGACTCCCTCCGCCTCTCcaccctccaccaccaccaccaccaccagtaccaccaccaccaccgtaaCACCAACAAAACCACCCCCACTCTCCCCCTCAACTCCGGCGCCTCTACCGGCTCCGGCCAATACTTCATCCACCTCCTCCTCGGTTCCCCTCCCCAACCCCTCCTCCTCATCGCCGACACCGGCTCCGACCTCGTCTGGGTCACCTGCTCCCCATGCCGCCGCAACTGCACCCACGCGCCGCCTAGCTCAACCAGCTTCTTCCCCcgcctctcctcctccttctccccCCACCACTGTTTCGACTCGGCGTGTGAACTCATCCCCCACCCGAGTCACACTCGCTGCCCCCGCACCCGCCTCCATTCGCCCTGCCGCTACCGCTACTCCTACGCCGATGGCTCGATCACCTCCGGATTCTTCTCCCAAGAAACGACGGCGTTTAACACCACCTCCGGAATTCAAATAAACCACGAAGGGTTAGCGTTCGGATGTGCGTTTAACGTCTCCGGCGCAGGCTTCAACGGGGCCCACGGAGTCATGGGCCTGGGCCGCGGGCCCATTTCCTTGCCCTCCCAACTGGGCCCCCGCTTCGGCAACAAGTTCTCCTACTGCCTGATGGACtacactctctctcctactcCGACGAGTTACCTCGTGTTCGGCGGCGGCAATGTCTCCGGCGCCGGTGAATCGACGATGAGGTATACGCCGTTGCAAATCAACCCTCTTTCGCCGACATTTTACTTTGTTGCCATCGAGAGTGTTTATGTTGGCGGAGTGAAATTACGCATTAGTCCTTCGGTTTGGGCCGTTGATGAGTACGGTAACGGAGGGACCGTGGTGGACTCGGGCACGACCCTGACGTTTTTAGCCGACCCGGGATACGAGAAGATCTTAACGGCTTTTAAACGGCGCGTTAAGTTACCGAGGCCAGATGAGCCGACTCTGGGGTTTGATCTCTGTGTCAATGTGTCGGGCGTGTCGAGGCCTAGTCTACCCAGGGTGAGTTTTAGACTCGTTGGTGGCTCGGTGTTCGCTCCGCCTCCAAGGAATTACTTTATTGACACTGCTGACGGCGTTAAGTGCTTGGCGTTACAACCCGTTGGATCGGCGTCGGGGTTCTCCGTGATTGGCAACTTGATGCAACAAGGGTTCTTGTTCGAGTTTGACAACGATCGGTCGCGACTTGGTTTTTCGCGGCACGGTTGTGCCGTAACATGA